From one Streptomyces sp. Q6 genomic stretch:
- a CDS encoding Ni/Fe hydrogenase subunit alpha → MTHRGSRVLHVGSLSRVEGEGALHLSVSGTAVTSARLQIYEPPRFFEAFLRGRAHTEPPDITARVCGICPVAYQLSACAAIEDACDVEVPDPIRELRRLLYCGEWIESQTLHIYLLHAPDFLGRDGAIDLARTHRADVERGLRLKQAGNAILELLGGRAIHPVNVRVGGFHRAPTRAELQPLAEQLRRAMDDALATVHWAAGFEFPDAHCPYDLLALSEPGRYAIDTGTPTVLTEQSDAVRQFALTDFTDEVVEEQVPHSTALHATLRGRRHLTGSLARFAINRRSLSPIALQAATEAGLSGECRNPFRSILVRAVEVVYAVDEALRVIAAYEPPARPFVEVPPRAGVGHGATEAPRGLLYHRYALAADGTVTDARLVPPTAQNQGAIEEDLRRIAETALAGRATAGVGGAADTGTVDDAALTLLCERAIRNHDPCISCSTHFLDLTVDRAPLP, encoded by the coding sequence GTGACGCACCGCGGATCCCGCGTCCTGCACGTCGGTTCGCTCTCCCGCGTGGAGGGCGAGGGCGCCCTCCACCTCAGCGTGTCCGGCACCGCCGTCACCTCGGCACGGCTCCAGATCTACGAACCCCCACGGTTCTTCGAGGCGTTCCTGCGCGGCCGCGCGCACACCGAACCCCCCGACATCACGGCCCGCGTCTGCGGGATCTGCCCCGTCGCCTACCAGCTCAGCGCCTGCGCCGCGATCGAGGACGCCTGCGACGTCGAAGTCCCCGACCCGATCAGGGAGTTGCGCAGACTGCTCTACTGCGGCGAATGGATCGAGAGCCAGACCCTGCACATCTACCTGCTGCACGCCCCCGACTTCCTCGGCCGCGACGGCGCCATCGACCTGGCCCGCACCCACCGCGCCGACGTCGAGCGCGGCCTGCGCCTCAAGCAGGCCGGCAACGCGATCCTGGAACTGCTCGGCGGACGCGCCATCCACCCCGTCAACGTCCGCGTCGGCGGCTTCCACCGCGCCCCGACCCGCGCCGAACTCCAGCCCCTCGCCGAGCAGTTGCGCCGCGCCATGGACGACGCGCTGGCCACCGTCCACTGGGCCGCGGGCTTCGAGTTCCCCGACGCCCACTGCCCGTACGACCTGCTGGCCCTGTCGGAACCGGGACGGTACGCCATCGACACCGGCACCCCCACCGTGCTGACCGAACAGTCCGACGCAGTACGGCAGTTCGCGCTCACCGACTTCACCGACGAGGTCGTCGAGGAGCAGGTCCCGCACTCCACCGCCCTGCACGCCACCCTGCGCGGCCGCCGCCATCTCACCGGCTCCCTCGCCCGGTTCGCGATCAACCGCCGCTCCCTGTCACCGATCGCGCTCCAGGCCGCGACGGAAGCGGGCCTGTCGGGGGAGTGCCGCAACCCCTTCCGCAGCATCCTCGTCCGCGCCGTCGAGGTCGTGTACGCCGTCGACGAGGCGCTGCGCGTCATCGCCGCCTACGAGCCGCCCGCGCGGCCCTTCGTGGAGGTCCCGCCGCGCGCCGGAGTCGGCCACGGGGCGACCGAGGCGCCCCGCGGACTCCTCTACCACCGGTACGCGCTCGCCGCCGACGGCACGGTCACCGACGCCCGTCTCGTCCCGCCCACCGCACAGAACCAGGGCGCCATCGAGGAGGACCTGCGCCGCATCGCCGAGACCGCGCTCGCGGGACGGGCCACCGCCGGAGTCGGCGGAGCCGCCGACACCGGCACGGTCGACGACGCCGCGCTGACGCTGCTGTGCGAACGGGCCATCCGCAACCACGACCCGTGCATCTCCTGCTCCACCCACTTCCTCGACCTCACCGTCGACCGTGCTCCGCTCCCGTAG
- a CDS encoding CBS domain-containing protein: MKSGPHIVSDVMTHTVVAVGRDALFKEVVALMEQWNVSAVPVLEGEARVVGVVSEADLLPKEEFRDADPTRRDQLRRLSDLAKAGAVSAGELMSSPAVCVHADATLAEAARIMAQRTVKRLPVVNSEGILQGVVSRSDLLKVFLRPDSDIEEEVRDTVAAYLFPDQPVTVSVHEGVVTFGGKLGNRNLVPVAARLARAVEGVVDIRMDFTTP; encoded by the coding sequence GTGAAATCCGGTCCGCACATCGTCAGCGACGTCATGACCCACACCGTGGTGGCCGTCGGTCGTGACGCCCTGTTCAAAGAGGTCGTCGCGCTCATGGAGCAGTGGAACGTCAGCGCCGTCCCCGTTCTCGAGGGCGAGGCCCGCGTCGTCGGTGTCGTCTCCGAGGCCGATCTGCTGCCCAAGGAGGAGTTCCGCGACGCCGACCCGACCCGCCGCGACCAACTGCGCCGCCTGTCCGACCTGGCCAAGGCCGGAGCGGTCAGCGCGGGCGAGCTGATGAGCAGCCCCGCCGTGTGCGTGCACGCCGACGCCACCCTCGCCGAGGCCGCCCGCATCATGGCCCAGCGCACGGTCAAGCGGCTTCCCGTCGTCAACTCCGAGGGCATCCTCCAGGGCGTGGTCAGCCGCTCCGACCTGCTGAAGGTGTTCCTGCGCCCCGACTCCGACATCGAGGAGGAGGTACGCGACACCGTCGCCGCCTACCTGTTCCCCGACCAGCCCGTCACCGTCTCGGTGCACGAGGGCGTCGTCACTTTCGGCGGGAAGCTGGGCAACCGCAACCTGGTGCCCGTCGCCGCCCGCCTCGCCCGGGCCGTCGAGGGCGTGGTCGACATCCGCATGGACTTCACCACGCCATGA